The Sabethes cyaneus chromosome 3, idSabCyanKW18_F2, whole genome shotgun sequence DNA window AAAAGTCGGAGTCGTAGTAGAGAGAATCGAAACCGCCAACGCAACGAAAAAAGTACCCTGCGAAGTAGATCTAGATCGAGATCTAGAACGAGGAGCCGTAGTAAACGAGAACGGGTATCTAtccgtgaaaatagaacattaCCAAAAATAGTACAGCAGATTCCAGAATCTGAGAAACAAAAGTGTGACTCGGCCGTTTTAATATTATCGCCACAAAATGATCagacagaaaagagaaagacTGGTGAAGTTAGTTTTGGATCCACTGTTCCAGATGCATTGGTTAATAACAAAAGCCCTACAGATGAACCTGCTACAGAAAATATTGATGTTGAAGGTCCAGCACTTccgcaatttttttcaaatattcattCTGGAGAAAGCTCAAACCATGAAAGATCTTCACGTATAATTGGACCGGAACTGCCAGCTCATTTAAAGATTAACAGCGGAGGTCTTGAAAGCTCCGAGTCAGAGCTTTCACCTTTCTCAGAAGAAGAACATGTTGAAGATGATCTTATAGGTCCATTGCCCGGGTCGTCAAATTCTAAAACGAATGAGGAATTGGAACAGCGTGCACTGGAATTAAAACTTAAACGGCTTGATAATCCGAAAAGTATAACCGTCACAGCTCGTGAAGACTGGATGTTGCAATTGCCAGATATTCGAAAGGTAAGTGATATGGGGCTAGGAGCAAGACAGTTCAGGACACGTGATAAACTAGAAATCGGAGATCGATCAGTTTGGACAGACACTCCATGCgataaagaacgtaaaaaattaGGTTGTGATTCATCGCATGATACTATATCCAAACGCGAAGAAGAACACACACGCAAGAAAATTATTGAATATGATGAACAGCAAGAGGAGCTGATCAGAAAGCACAAAAAACATAAACGTGATAAATCCCTTTTGGATACGCATCAGCAAAAATTGGAGAAACAAAAGGTtagtttaaaataaaagttttataactaattacgaataaattatttatttcagaaaaaacaaaagaattcCGAACCGATGCGAAGGCCTTTTGATCGGAATATCGACCTGCATGCGAATCGATTTGATGAGGCACAAAAAAAAGCCATtttgaaaaaagcaaagctaCTTGATACACGTTTCTCAAGCGGAGCTTCAAAATTCCTGTAGAAAAGTGCTTTCTATACCACTGCTACTCATAAATTCATtataatcacagagaacagactaataGGCTTGAAGAAACTAACCGATATTTTGTGCGTAAAATCTACCAGTGgcaccctccagaaatagttttccAATAGGCTCAAAACATATGTAtgtaagcaaagcctaggtgctacattccgttatcgaaacttgaccttctgtttttatacgacggacttcgcagccagctgttagagtacaggacaattgcatggccagttgctacgatcctattgactcgcCCGAAGCAGGGCTACGCATTTAAAataatgtgagcgaagtcgcgtcgcgtcgctgtcgcgtgaactctgtacggggccctagagtgcaggacaactgCAGGGccggttgctacgatcctattgactctaacagcctctcccagtcgagattcgaacatacgacgaagcCAGTTAGGCGTATGACAGACATATGTATGTACCGTAACCAATATCACTTTGTGCTGAAGTTACACAGGCTATGAGCCATTGCGTGgaattttttacttttagtaGGTATTTTCCCGCAAATGGTTAAACTGAAATTTGAATTCATGACCACGCAGCTAAAATACTGCCACCTGGATAAGTTTAGTCTATGATTGAAGCAAAAATAGGATTAAAGAGCAAGGATTTGTTAGAATGCAAGTGCAAGAAACAGAATGCTTTTAGACCATTCTTAATTCACACTCACATATGGGCAGTTCCATAAGGGTGATGTAGCTTCGTACTCGCGAAAGAAAGAAGAGGGCTAGTTTTGACAACTTAACGCTAGTGTAAATGGACCATATGAACGGTTTAAAGTATACCAGCGCGAGAAGCAAGCAGTTGTGACTCCAAAACTAGCTATATTCATTTATCCATTGCGAACCATTTCTTGATCTAGCAGATGGAAAGTTTTTTACTTGATGAGAGCGAATAAGATAAGGATGAAGATAAATTTCTGTAATTGTCTCTCAGAAAAACCATCGTACTGTCAAAAATAACCATGCTTAAGAGCCGAGTTATTTTCATCCGGAGGGGAAATaactcaaattttaactaaaaaattgaaaatttcgcaaaatggtTTACAGCCGTTGTcagcgacatcaagttttagtGTACCACTTATTGCTCGAAGGGTGCTCTCTCGAATGATTACTCGCGGAAtacataaaaactttttacgTAATTCTCGTCTATTGCCTGctagtctgttctctgttttctaatGTAGATTTTTAAGTCCTAATATTAATATACTATCAGttctcaataaaaaaaaatatacctGCGTAAGTAATTTATCGACTGCTTAAAACTGGTATAAACAGTACTGAAGCCTGCAAGTTTTATCGGCAACAAAAAgcctacggggtgaagtggctgtcaaactcatacattttcgatgtcccacgcttTATatataaagccctataaagatatttatttatccaccttttcacgtgcttaatggcggctagtgggtacacttttcgaacACGTTTATTTGCTTtcgggaactccgctcacgtgcgcttgaaagttctacaacaacaattaaggttggaaatatcaacttgacatGAATGAAGTTGCCAAAGGTAtgctaacgttctccgaaaggtgtacccactagccgccattgcacacgcgaaaaggtcgattcgCCTATATCTTTACAGGCGAATAAACGCGaaactaatgaagcccatgcgTCTCCTACATTTGGGTgtccgaactaggaaaatgatcAGTACCAATttttcgctggacggatatacaaatcaaaacattttttttaaatctcagtaaaatgaatattgcgaacattaaattttctacagcgagttagaaatcttatttactaCCTAGCGTactggtggttgcaaatgaaatgtgtatttacgacaagtaaattgagatccggatttacccaggtaaccaataagcatttccaatgcaatttaaatgcaagccaataagcatttaagttgccttaaatgctacttaaatgatattttctcaaaatatacggctaattgaatgctagccctcttatagtgctgacaatgcttatttgtagctagttaccgacaagaagaatttaaatagaattgtggataccaatttacaacagttatgcagtcaaaaagctgataaacaacaacctgcattataaaacgccagggatgctaataaacggctgatttactgcttattttaatgcttattggttacctgggcagggatgctaataaacgattgatttactgcttatattaatgcttattggttacctgggtagtttaggtgtgtacgtGGTGTCACGTTCTTAAACAGGATGGGTAAAATTGGTAggattcagaaaaattatttaaaatagtgAAAACCATTCTAGTTGCATGTTCAAGTCAATCAGTGCAAATTTTGCAGTTTTCCGCAACGTGATATAATATTTTCGACacgttgttttatgtattttatcGCTTGGTCTATTTAGCAGCTCATGCGTTATTTTCTCAATCGTTGTTATTCTATGCACACTTATGTCATAAAGGTAATCTTTAGATTAAACGGTAGACGTTTAAAACCCATTCAAAGCTTCAAAGCAATATTTTTCTAACTTTACATTTATACCCCTCGCCCCAGACTACTGTgaccaggcgtatgaaactgaagggtaaagaagtagctaacatctttttacgcttcctacacgtccgacacaaaaagaaaaaaagcaaaaaagtaactttgttcgggagcttaccaatacagattcatccgaggctgaagttagagcgggctactcacaaatacattttgtccgaggcaaagtttgttgtgggctagatgagatgttggctacacgaaaaatgtatgggaatgacatttgtgataGCGGGGTGACTGTGACACACTTTGCCACGAAGCATGTTATTTGAATAAACATGAAAATTAACGGTTACTTGCAAATAAATAGCCTGTAAATCACTTGTCTATGCAGTCGTTAAacctaaaaaaataattgatttaaaatatgggttaaggtgaaacggtactgaatccaacatggccAGACATCATATATTCTCAcaatgacgccattttttcgaccatgttgggattcagtaccgtatcaccttaaaGACATTGAATTTTTATATGATAACTATAGTTTTCCATTTTGAAGTAGCGCATAAGCGACGGTGCcaaaaatttcaatgatttttaagtaaaaactcataacttgctGGTTATCGTCTATCCCTGGTAGAAAAAGGTACTGATGAGATGttttaaagaaaaatatttcaaacttgGAATGTCATAGAACATAGAAAACGTCACTGACACATTTTGCCCCGTCTTACGCTACTTGCAGAAAGGGGGTTTTGCcaacttttttgatttttgcacCACTGCATCGTACCAACTATGGTCAAAATGAACCGTAGGATATGTAGGATATGTGCTGCCGAGCTTTTAATGAAGCGTCGAGCGTGTtggataaataaatattttctccGTCATATATGTTTTTCCCTGATTTTGCCAGCAAAATATGCGACGATTTACTTAGCAGCAAAAATTTCCCGGAGATAGATTATATTAacatataaatttaattttctcgtCACAATTATGTTTCTTAATGTAGGTATATGTCTAAAAGCAATGTTTCAACATTGCTCAACAAGTTTTGCTAGAAAACTCGACGTGatagacaatttttattatttttttcggaattcaGTGAACAAATTTTGACCAGCATGTCTAAAGGTCCAAAGTGCAAATGAGCGATTCTCTTTGCATCTCCCCTCTTATGCATATTGCATATTGGAcctttgaaatgttgctcgtcaaatacctatataaaaaccattggcggaactagcgctcatttctagggggggctatagccccagaatttttttttcgaccattttattggtcggccaaatcaatttttctagggggggctaaatctctcctagggggggcttagccccccctagttccgccaatgataaAAACCAGTTGAAAAATACATTTACATACATTTACAATACATTTATTTGATGCACAATTGGGTCAGAGACCAATAAACCCTCAATTGTTTCAAATTGCAACTTCATGCGAGACAAACAGTTTTCTGGGAACTGGCTCATTCTAGCAAATAGTTTTCTCAAGTCGGTTCTTCAAGTCGAGCTAATGTCTTATAATCCATTTACGATGATCCATTACGTTCCATATACGTATTTCCGCGAAGGAGAAAAGTCGTACTCTCAATAggtacacggagaataaaaatgtagtttcaaccatatttatggttgttttacgcacaaacaaaaatttcgttttgtttcaaactgaaatatatgattgaaatgaaaatatttattgttatatcaatcttaacttcaaatttgaaaatactttacttttaattcaaaactgttatttgaCTTAAAGCAACAATAatcttgtttgaaacaaactggagctttttcgctccgtgcaCATATGACTACAAAATGAATAGGCTATTTTACCAAAccgtaaaaaaataattttcaaacatttattCTGCAGATTTCTTTACTATTTCACCCTTTTCGGCCATTATGTCTTCGATATTACGCTTCCCGTTCAAATCGGAAAACCAGTTTAAATTGTCCGCTATGACATGATTACTTTGGCATCCATCGCAGGTAACTATCACGACACCATTTTCATATGcctgtttcgaaaaatatttggtATTTCTGTGACAGCACTTCTTGCATGTAAATACCAGCTGCAGTTTCTTGTCCACGATCTTTCCTATAGGTAGTTTGCTGCAGTGCCTCACAATTGAATAAAACGGTAGTATATTTGCTGGTTGACTCCTAAAACCCAAAGTATGATGGTTCGGTAATAGGTTGAAACGGTGATGTGAAATTTTACAGCAATTATGTGTAACTTTAAAAAAACGTCGCACGAAGTTGAGAGTAGCTAACATTGTTTTTCCTAAGctgaaaaatgcaaattataTATGATTAATATAAATATAACATTAATATATTATTCACACCAACAAACCTATGGGATGCAAGCATTTATCGTTATAGTTCACCACAGAATTTGTTTTTCTCTCCTCTAGCGATTGTAAGAAAATACAGCATGTCTcgtctagagtgactatatacatgTCATATAcatgtatatagtcactctagtctcGTCCACTTCGGTTTCGGATTTCGGTTTACTGTTTACATTGCACCCAGACGTCACTTACGTCACGTCAGGGGTCAGGCGCTTTTTTCGTCCCCAGGTTTGACAGCGTTGTGTGGTTTGTTTTGATCacttgtcgaccaacatttgaaaagggcgcaTAGGcaaacaaaagcttcattcgaccagtatagttggcgccgcggtaaaatcgttagtatcgctaatttgatattgtcaattgcaaggaaaattgtaccatccaaagtgcgatatcgctcataaaagtgctattttgcattaaatcgtttcggtatcttcggcgcactttttcgttatcttccaagcaataagtgcgccgaagatatcgaaacgatttaatgcaaaatagcacttttatgagcgatatcgcactttggatggtacaattttccttgcaattgacaataaaatattacgcTTATTATACatcaccgtgttcgttagaatgtcctctatccggtgaggaaTAACATTGAattgtaggactccttgtaagaaatcagcaggcgctggaaaaaaagtgagaactccttggagaactcagattttaactttgttcgcatactcttagcgtttcgtgcaaaagtagctgttttttgacgtaggactacgtcttacggcaagttttgagatatagggtgtcattccaaaaaatcgaaaaatgcgagcgtcacgaaaaatgaaaggttttgagcgctaatagctcagcggttttccaatcgattttcaatattcttacaccaatcgattggaaaatcttctaagaattgacccaaataaagaaaagtgtggattcttgatgttgaactattgaaaaattgaaaataatgaacctatgtgtttccagaattctcgcttcttgattggttgttggaaatgacgtcatcaaagtagaaacgcgttttcacgcttcggcttataattcagtcaattttcaatagatttccaagatatttacgccaattgatcgggaaatcgattgaaaatattgaaaatatagaaaactattgattttcccaggtaaccaataagcatttccaatgccatttaaaagcaagccaataagcatttaagttgccttaaatgctacttaaatgctattttggcaaaatatgcggctactttactgctagccctcttatagtgctgacaatgcttatttgcagctagttaccaacaagaagaatttaaatagaattgtggatgccaatttacaacagttatgcagtcaaaaagctgataaacaacaacctgcagtataaaacgccagggatgctaataaacgactgatttactgcttattttaatgcttattggttacctgggttgtttttgaaattgaatttgaaaaattgttgtttttgaattgattttgaaaatttgaattattttcatatttttgccttccctcgtcagtgcttccctagcacgaatgacagaaatatatacgatataagctatggattaagcttccttatgattgtatttaatttacgctctatagaatccgatcaaaaattgttgagcttcagctgttgctgcttcccacgaataaggcaacgaagacatgcaaattcaccaagcgagttggagctggagcactcaatgatcgctgccgtgatggaatatctggcgacaggagttctggaattgggacgaCATATGCTGCATGTCGTGGGAcatgaagcatcccacgtcacttgcagctggccacttggagtggtatttcatcgtgattcaggaccacacacgaacggtttcgttgatcgcatagctgctgaggctttccggttggtccgttgcaaccagccgtgcctggttagcggttatcggtactccaatttaccgaacagagaattacgttaaatgcgttagtgcaagtttattgcaagcaggagttatgataatcaaacaatcggttcttttaagggccacacaacgattgaagagtttattatattttcttgcccagttaataccataattaacacagtcaacgagggaaaagttgaatttttcgccattgcggacgaccaaccaatgacggtaataagttttcgggtcacaggtgacattttctgcgacttccaatacgtctgcaggttgtaaatgctttatccgtgtccttttgtaagccgcagaaaagttgcgcaaaattttcaactttttgaaaactcgcgcgtaccgtctaccgattaccaaaggaaaagcactattcaacgtagaaacatatcatacaaatttatttactgtttggtttagttactaacttggtttcgttttaataaaatagattcaatcaattcatggatataactccaaaatcggttgaggattgaatgtatacaatgttactactttgataaacgttacgtatgtagcttgtattgacttacgtggtcctacgtcacctatgaggtcgtgtcttgtgcacaacccctctgattttttgtttgcattcttttaccaattttagaacatttaccttcctacttcgcgattattaggtaagtgcaagatatacatatgtactaaagcatagttaaaatacaatatttcatgtattatttcaaagatattagataaataaaaagtgttcgaagtttgaatcaaaatcgaacagcagttttttagtgtttttcaatgtaaattaacattttatgctcatttttaaaattttaacacggaaataattaaattgtcatgctattaaaccatttatgggagtagagtaaagatgttttcgaacctttttctttgaagaaagtttcagcatagcttaaggtggcttaagtgttcgaagtttgaatcagaacggtacgcgctttggaatcaatcaaatgttatggttgggttagaaaataactGCTATAAATCTACTATAATATGTATGACATTGCCAGTCCATCATACTCACATATCATTGACTGTTCAACAATTTCAAATAAACGTCATTCCTTTGTAAAAGTTCAACTCAACCACACGTGCTCGTGTTTCTCTGTATACAACGCTCCGAAATcataacaataacatatatacttactataattttgCCTGTATTTTATctaaaactattaaaattttatcttatatataaaactggatttctgtctgtctgagtaaagaatgtgagtgtgctgatgtatactgacgtatttttgttgtgtatgtgaaatccgcaaattggatcgatcattatggcttggcacaatctcactcccgtgaagctcgaaataagtgcaaagtttcgaaaaatattattttcgtaatcgaaacttatccaacgcataataacctttcaatacattgtaaa harbors:
- the LOC128740480 gene encoding GPALPP motifs-containing protein 1; its protein translation is MSDTDSSDSDSGIRFKTTSTRYKSDSTSKYSPSVVSKRLDTSHDERGHSRDNRGKNLERDWNDRQTNRRSRNSYSRSKSRSRSRENRNRQRNEKSTLRSRSRSRSRTRSRSKRERVSIRENRTLPKIVQQIPESEKQKCDSAVLILSPQNDQTEKRKTGEVSFGSTVPDALVNNKSPTDEPATENIDVEGPALPQFFSNIHSGESSNHERSSRIIGPELPAHLKINSGGLESSESELSPFSEEEHVEDDLIGPLPGSSNSKTNEELEQRALELKLKRLDNPKSITVTAREDWMLQLPDIRKVSDMGLGARQFRTRDKLEIGDRSVWTDTPCDKERKKLGCDSSHDTISKREEEHTRKKIIEYDEQQEELIRKHKKHKRDKSLLDTHQQKLEKQKKKQKNSEPMRRPFDRNIDLHANRFDEAQKKAILKKAKLLDTRFSSGASKFL